A window of Oncorhynchus tshawytscha isolate Ot180627B linkage group LG10, Otsh_v2.0, whole genome shotgun sequence contains these coding sequences:
- the eml3 gene encoding echinoderm microtubule-associated protein-like 3 isoform X2 has translation MDGSTNSLDDVSAGSSAEYPDRVSVMEGRLQLQENEITLLKSSLADALRRLRLHDQLIPLLKQQLIAVNPAAARVLNQVFCSDGFSSSRKLSSSSALDGTRHPATRVRRNSEKLAKDPQEKTKKRLDKKAASSANLLTRSPSLESRTKDLIASAGSPGSRRGTQGQSIKMFIRGRPITMYVPSNIQNYDDLRMEPPVEKLELDWVYGYRGRDCRANLYLLASGEAVYFIACVVVLYHINNRTQRHYSKHTDCVRCLTIHPDKVRVASGQTAGVDKDGKPLQPYVHIWDSSTLITLQQIGLGTFERGVGSVAFSFADSGAFLCVIDDSNEHMLSVWDCAKGTKHAEVKSTNEAVFTVEFNPNDSTNIITCGKSHVYFWTLSAGSLTKKQGIFGKYKKPKFIQCFVFSLTGDVLTGDSEGNILTWGKSPGDVKTLGKGAKETFQIMRQTRAHDGSVFTLCMLQGGALLSGGGKDRKIIRWSADLAPERECEIPEKFGAVRCIADVDGEELLVGTTRNAILRGTFSDGFVAIVQGHVDEMWGLATHPSQDVFLTCGHDRLVCVWNTEEHKLDWCTTLEEYGLCADFCPNGAVVSVGLSTGRWLVLDLQTKDIVSDYTDGNEQLSVMRYSTDGSFLAVGSHDNFIYIYNVTESGRRYSRYGKCNGHSSFITHLDWSKDGKYIMSNSGDYEILYWDIAGGCKLLRNRYESKDREWASYTCVLGFHVMGVWLEGSDGTDINALCRSHNERMVAVADDFCKVHLFQYPCPKPKAPNHSYEGHGSHVTNVRFTHCDSHVLSMGGKDTCILQWRVKRGGTGDSGGDRLHSSSSTSTSSPEP, from the exons ATGGATGGTTCTACGAATAGTCTAG ATGATGTGTCGGCAGGCAGCAGCGCTGAGTACCCAGACCGGGTGTCTGTGATGGAAGGGCGCCTTCAGTTGCAGGAGAACGAGATCACTCTGCTCAAGTCATCATTGGCCGACGCGCTGCGCAGGCTCCGCCTCCACGACCAGCTGATCCCCCTGCTCAAACAGCAGCTCATCGCAG TGAACCCTGCAGCGGCCCGTGTCCTGAACCAAGTCTTCTGCTCTGATGGTTTCTCCAGCTCCCGTAAACTGTCGTCCAGCTCGGCCCTGGACGGCACCCGCCACCCTGCCACCAG AGTTCGCAGGAACAGTGAGAAACTGGCAAAGGACCCCCAGGAGAAGACCAAGAAGCGGTTGGACAAAAAGGCAGCTTCTTCTGCCAACCTCCTCACCCGATcccccagtctggagag CCGGACCAAAGATCTCATCGCCAGTGCAG gTTCTCCCGGATCGAGACGAGGAACCCAAG GTCAATCAATCAAGATGTTCATCCGCGGCCGACCAATCACCATGTACGTCCCCTCCAACATCCAGAACTACGATGACCTGAGGATGGAGCCACCTGTAGAGAAACTGGAACTCGATTGGGT TTACGGTTACCGGGGGCGCGACTGTCGAGCCAACCTGTACCTGCTGGCGTCGGGGGAGGCAGTATACTTCATCGCGTGTGTGGTGGTGCTGTACCACATCAACAACCGCACTCAACGCCACTACAGCAAACACACAGACTGTGTTCGCTG TCTAACCATCCATCCAGACAAGGTGCGGGTGGCGTCGGGACAGACGGCTGGGGTGGATAAGGATGGCAAG CCCCTGCAGCCTTATGTCCACATATGGGATTCCTCCACACTGATCACCCTACAACAGATAGGACTGGGCACGTTTGAGCGAGGTGTAGGATCTGTAGCCTTCTCCTTTGCT GACTCTGGAGCCTTCCTCTGTGTGATTGATGACTCCAATGAacacatgctgtctgtgtgggactGCGCCAAAGGAACCAAGCACGCAGAGGTTAAG AGCACCAACGAGGCAGTGTTTACAGTAGAGTTCAACCCCAACGACAGCACCAACATCATCACCTGTGGGAAGTCTCACGTCTACTTCTGGACGCTAAGTGCTGGCTCACTCACCAAGAAACAGGGCATCTTTGGG AAATACAAGAAGCCCAAGTTCATCCAGTGCTTTGTGTTCAGCCTGACGGGAGACGTGCTGACTGGGGACTCAGAGGGGAACATCCTGACATGGGGCAAATCACCCGGCGACGTCAAGACACTGGGGAAAGGGGCCAAAG AGACATTCCAGATCATGCGGCAGACGCGGGCCCACGACGGCAGTGTGTTTACTCTGTGTATGCTGCAGGGGGGTGCTCTCCTCAGCGGCGGGGGCAAAGACCGTAAGATCATCCGCTGGAGCGCTGACCTTGCAcccgagagagagtgtgag ATTCCAGAAAAGTTTGGGGCGGTCCGTTGCATTGCGGATGTAGACGGGGAAGAGTTGTTGGTTGGTACCACCCGAAATGCCATCCTGAGGGGCACTTTCTCTGATGGCTTTGTGGCCATAGTacag GGCCATGTGGATGAGATGTGGGGCTTggccacacacccctcccaggaTGTCTTCCTCACCTGTGGACATGacagactggtgtgtgtgtggaacacaGAGGAGCACAAACTGGACTGGTGCACCACGCTAGAG GAGTATGGACTGTGTGCTGATTTCTGTCCCAATGGGGCTGTGGTGTCTGTTGGGCTCAGCACAGGCAG GTGGCTGGTCCTTGACCTGCAGACCAAAGACATAGTCTCAGACTACACCGACGGGAATGAACAGCTGTCCGTAATGAGATACTcaacag ATGGTAGCTTCCTGGCCGTGGGTTCCCATGACAACTTCATCTACATCTATAACGTCACAGAGAGTGGACGGCGCTACTCCCGCTACGGAAAGTGTAAC GGTCACTCCAGCTTCATCACTCAccttgattggtcaaaagacggGAAGTACATTATGTCTAACTCAGGCGATTACGAAATCCTTTACT GGGACATCGCTGGAGGCTGCAAACTGTTGAGGAACCGCTATGAGAGCAAAGACAGAGAATGGGCGTCCTACACCTGCGTACTGGGCTTCCATGTCATGG GTGTGTGGTTGGAGGGTTCAGACGGTACAGACATCAACGCCCTCTGTCGCTCCCACAATGAGAGAATGGTGGCGGTGGCCGACGACTTCTGTAAAGTCCACCTCTTCCAGTACCCCTGCCCAAAACCCAAA GCTCCAAACCACAGCTATGAGGGCCATGGCAGTCACGTGACCAACGTGCGCTTCACCCACTGTGACAGTCACGTGCTCTCCATGGGCGGCAAGGACACCTGTATCCTCCAGTGGCGGGTcaagagaggagggacgggggaCAGCGGTGGAGACCGCCtacactcctcctcttccacctcaaCCAGCTCCCCAGAACCttaa
- the eml3 gene encoding echinoderm microtubule-associated protein-like 3 isoform X1 produces the protein MDGSTNSLDDVSAGSSAEYPDRVSVMEGRLQLQENEITLLKSSLADALRRLRLHDQLIPLLKQQLIAVNPAAARVLNQVFCSDGFSSSRKLSSSSALDGTRHPATSQVGNNIEGENGHYGDNGSLAPMCKAPTYDRATQTELTPLGQDQGLDGVSLALTSDIQSLSLEDALPKGISLTEGSQAKLHRTQGLEEEDEEVEKEKDLSRTSSVEEPIHPTTIRSLQREDLQDPNGSTESLSSARQTPISGSPVPPKDLPPSPRSGPLSTILEGQNKPLVRRNSEKLAKDPQEKTKKRLDKKAASSANLLTRSPSLESRTKDLIASAGSPGSRRGTQGQSIKMFIRGRPITMYVPSNIQNYDDLRMEPPVEKLELDWVYGYRGRDCRANLYLLASGEAVYFIACVVVLYHINNRTQRHYSKHTDCVRCLTIHPDKVRVASGQTAGVDKDGKPLQPYVHIWDSSTLITLQQIGLGTFERGVGSVAFSFADSGAFLCVIDDSNEHMLSVWDCAKGTKHAEVKSTNEAVFTVEFNPNDSTNIITCGKSHVYFWTLSAGSLTKKQGIFGKYKKPKFIQCFVFSLTGDVLTGDSEGNILTWGKSPGDVKTLGKGAKETFQIMRQTRAHDGSVFTLCMLQGGALLSGGGKDRKIIRWSADLAPERECEIPEKFGAVRCIADVDGEELLVGTTRNAILRGTFSDGFVAIVQGHVDEMWGLATHPSQDVFLTCGHDRLVCVWNTEEHKLDWCTTLEEYGLCADFCPNGAVVSVGLSTGRWLVLDLQTKDIVSDYTDGNEQLSVMRYSTDGSFLAVGSHDNFIYIYNVTESGRRYSRYGKCNGHSSFITHLDWSKDGKYIMSNSGDYEILYWDIAGGCKLLRNRYESKDREWASYTCVLGFHVMGVWLEGSDGTDINALCRSHNERMVAVADDFCKVHLFQYPCPKPKAPNHSYEGHGSHVTNVRFTHCDSHVLSMGGKDTCILQWRVKRGGTGDSGGDRLHSSSSTSTSSPEP, from the exons ATGGATGGTTCTACGAATAGTCTAG ATGATGTGTCGGCAGGCAGCAGCGCTGAGTACCCAGACCGGGTGTCTGTGATGGAAGGGCGCCTTCAGTTGCAGGAGAACGAGATCACTCTGCTCAAGTCATCATTGGCCGACGCGCTGCGCAGGCTCCGCCTCCACGACCAGCTGATCCCCCTGCTCAAACAGCAGCTCATCGCAG TGAACCCTGCAGCGGCCCGTGTCCTGAACCAAGTCTTCTGCTCTGATGGTTTCTCCAGCTCCCGTAAACTGTCGTCCAGCTCGGCCCTGGACGGCACCCGCCACCCTGCCACCAG ccAAGTGGGAAACAACATTGAAGGTGAGAATGGTCACTATGGGGACAATGGATCCCTAGCCCCTATGTGTAAGGCCCCTACATATGATCGGGCTACCCAAACAGAGCTCACCCCGCTGGGGCAGGACCAGGGGCTAGACGGAGTCTCCCTGGCTCTCACCAGTGACATCCAGAGCCTCTCCCTGGAAGATGCCCTCCCCAAGGGTATCTCTCTGACTGAGGGGTCCCAGGCCAAGCTGCACCGCACCCAGGGgcttgaagaggaggatgaggaagtggaGAAGGAAAAGGACCTGAGCAGGACGTCTTCTGTAGAGGAGCCCATCCACCCCACCACCATCAGGAGCCTCCAGAGAGAGGACCTCCAGGACCCCAATGGCTCCACAGAGAGCCTGAGTTCAGCCCGCCAGACCCCAATCTCGGGGTCCCCAGTCCCCCCTAAGGACCTGCCCCCCAGCCCCCGGAGCGGACCTCTCTCCACTATCCTGGAGGGCCAGAATAAACCCTT AGTTCGCAGGAACAGTGAGAAACTGGCAAAGGACCCCCAGGAGAAGACCAAGAAGCGGTTGGACAAAAAGGCAGCTTCTTCTGCCAACCTCCTCACCCGATcccccagtctggagag CCGGACCAAAGATCTCATCGCCAGTGCAG gTTCTCCCGGATCGAGACGAGGAACCCAAG GTCAATCAATCAAGATGTTCATCCGCGGCCGACCAATCACCATGTACGTCCCCTCCAACATCCAGAACTACGATGACCTGAGGATGGAGCCACCTGTAGAGAAACTGGAACTCGATTGGGT TTACGGTTACCGGGGGCGCGACTGTCGAGCCAACCTGTACCTGCTGGCGTCGGGGGAGGCAGTATACTTCATCGCGTGTGTGGTGGTGCTGTACCACATCAACAACCGCACTCAACGCCACTACAGCAAACACACAGACTGTGTTCGCTG TCTAACCATCCATCCAGACAAGGTGCGGGTGGCGTCGGGACAGACGGCTGGGGTGGATAAGGATGGCAAG CCCCTGCAGCCTTATGTCCACATATGGGATTCCTCCACACTGATCACCCTACAACAGATAGGACTGGGCACGTTTGAGCGAGGTGTAGGATCTGTAGCCTTCTCCTTTGCT GACTCTGGAGCCTTCCTCTGTGTGATTGATGACTCCAATGAacacatgctgtctgtgtgggactGCGCCAAAGGAACCAAGCACGCAGAGGTTAAG AGCACCAACGAGGCAGTGTTTACAGTAGAGTTCAACCCCAACGACAGCACCAACATCATCACCTGTGGGAAGTCTCACGTCTACTTCTGGACGCTAAGTGCTGGCTCACTCACCAAGAAACAGGGCATCTTTGGG AAATACAAGAAGCCCAAGTTCATCCAGTGCTTTGTGTTCAGCCTGACGGGAGACGTGCTGACTGGGGACTCAGAGGGGAACATCCTGACATGGGGCAAATCACCCGGCGACGTCAAGACACTGGGGAAAGGGGCCAAAG AGACATTCCAGATCATGCGGCAGACGCGGGCCCACGACGGCAGTGTGTTTACTCTGTGTATGCTGCAGGGGGGTGCTCTCCTCAGCGGCGGGGGCAAAGACCGTAAGATCATCCGCTGGAGCGCTGACCTTGCAcccgagagagagtgtgag ATTCCAGAAAAGTTTGGGGCGGTCCGTTGCATTGCGGATGTAGACGGGGAAGAGTTGTTGGTTGGTACCACCCGAAATGCCATCCTGAGGGGCACTTTCTCTGATGGCTTTGTGGCCATAGTacag GGCCATGTGGATGAGATGTGGGGCTTggccacacacccctcccaggaTGTCTTCCTCACCTGTGGACATGacagactggtgtgtgtgtggaacacaGAGGAGCACAAACTGGACTGGTGCACCACGCTAGAG GAGTATGGACTGTGTGCTGATTTCTGTCCCAATGGGGCTGTGGTGTCTGTTGGGCTCAGCACAGGCAG GTGGCTGGTCCTTGACCTGCAGACCAAAGACATAGTCTCAGACTACACCGACGGGAATGAACAGCTGTCCGTAATGAGATACTcaacag ATGGTAGCTTCCTGGCCGTGGGTTCCCATGACAACTTCATCTACATCTATAACGTCACAGAGAGTGGACGGCGCTACTCCCGCTACGGAAAGTGTAAC GGTCACTCCAGCTTCATCACTCAccttgattggtcaaaagacggGAAGTACATTATGTCTAACTCAGGCGATTACGAAATCCTTTACT GGGACATCGCTGGAGGCTGCAAACTGTTGAGGAACCGCTATGAGAGCAAAGACAGAGAATGGGCGTCCTACACCTGCGTACTGGGCTTCCATGTCATGG GTGTGTGGTTGGAGGGTTCAGACGGTACAGACATCAACGCCCTCTGTCGCTCCCACAATGAGAGAATGGTGGCGGTGGCCGACGACTTCTGTAAAGTCCACCTCTTCCAGTACCCCTGCCCAAAACCCAAA GCTCCAAACCACAGCTATGAGGGCCATGGCAGTCACGTGACCAACGTGCGCTTCACCCACTGTGACAGTCACGTGCTCTCCATGGGCGGCAAGGACACCTGTATCCTCCAGTGGCGGGTcaagagaggagggacgggggaCAGCGGTGGAGACCGCCtacactcctcctcttccacctcaaCCAGCTCCCCAGAACCttaa
- the ecsit gene encoding evolutionarily conserved signaling intermediate in Toll pathway, mitochondrial, which translates to MNCARCLLRLQSVGFLAPSVRAAVQHAALLQPATALSQITAHNTCGQALRRFHGSPGCYKSQPVPTDPGEEHEDRIKKDKSLITHDDLFERVAREAKTKATFNRVVDVFSKRDIRRRGHVEFIYAALKKMPEFGVERDLTVYNKLLDVFPKEVFVPRNFIQRMFNHYPRQQECGVQLLEQMENYGIMPNVESKVLIVQIFGDKSHPMRKYQRIMYWFPKFKHANPFPVPLQLPEDPVDLARLSLNRIANDLDAKVTVYQMPCTDISESGEEITFPHVVGIQSPDQMELLAKHNPNRPVFVEGPFPLWLRKICVYYYILRADPLPPEEKVEDSYDPERCFDYPLQLDLDLDRDMGDDDSFDVEDVDEGPVFAMCMTSQGDQATLNQWISGLQETNPTLGRVPTLFRLEAGPRELQGVADPGPGYREEGEEEAETDIVVEEEHQRSQGVKQ; encoded by the exons ATGAACTGTGCTCGCTGTCTACTACGGCTCCAGAGTGTAGGGTTCCTGGCCCCCTCTGTCAGAGCAGCTGTCCAGCATGCTGCCCTGCTTCAGCCAGCCACAGCACTGTCCCAAATAACAGCACACAACACATGTGGTCAG GCACTCAGGCGTTTCCATGGCAGCCCTGGATGTTATAAGAGCCAGCCTGTACCCACAGACCCTGGTGAAGAGCATGAGGATAGAATAAAGAAGGACAAGTCACTGATCACTCACGATGACCTGTTTGAGAGGGTGGCCAGGGAGGCCAAGACTAAGGCTACCTTCAACAGAgtggtggatgtattcagtaAGAGGGACATACGGCGTCGGGGTCACGTAGAGTTCATATACGCTGCCTTGAAGAAGATGCCAGAGTTTGGTGTGGAACGGGACCTTACAGTCTACAACAAGCTGTTGGATGTCTTTCCCAAGGAGGTGTTTGTCCCCAGGAATTTTATCCAGCGCATGTTCAACCACTACCCCCGACAGCAGGAGTGTGGGGTGCAACTGCTGGAACAGATGGAGAACTATG GTATCATGCCAAATGTTGAAAGTAAGGTCCTGATCGTCCAGATCTTCGGGGACAAGAGCCACCCGATGAGGAAGTACCAGCGCATCATGTACTGGTTCCCCAAGTTCAAGCACGCCAACCCCTTCCCCGTCCCCCTGCAGCTCCCCGAGGATCCTGTAGATCTGGCCCGGCTCAGTCTCAACCGCATCGCCAACGACCTGGATGCTAAGGTCACCGTCTACCAGATGCCCTGCACCGACATCTCTGAGTCCGGAGAGGAGATCACCTTCCCACACGTCGTAG GGATCCAGAGCCCAGACCAGATGGAGCTGCTGGCTAAACATAACCCCAACAGGCCTGTGTTTGTGGAGGGCCCCTTCCCCCTGTGGCTGAGGAAGATCTGTGTCTACTACTACATACTCAGGGCTGACCCACTGCCCCCCGAGGAGAAG GTGGAGGATTCTTATGACCCTGAGAGGTGTTTCGACTACCCTCTCCAGCTGGACCTGGACTTGGACCGGGACATGGGGGACGACGACAGCTTCGATGTGGAAGACG TGGACGAAGGGCCGGTGTTCGCCATGTGTATGACGAGCCAGGGGGATCAGGCCACCCTGAACCAATGGATCTCAGGCCTGCAGGAGACCAACCCCACCCTGGGCCGCGTCCCTACCCTGTTCCGCCTGGAGGCCGGCCCCAGGGAGCTCCAGGGAGTGGCAGACCCAGGACCCGGGTACAGGGAGGAGGgcgaagaggaggcagagacggATATTGTCGTGGAGGAGGAGCATCAGCGTAGCCAGGGAGTGAAGCAGTGA